One part of the Coffea eugenioides isolate CCC68of chromosome 10, Ceug_1.0, whole genome shotgun sequence genome encodes these proteins:
- the LOC113749523 gene encoding RING-H2 finger protein ATL54-like, with the protein MRHRKLHPFTKGNDTISCPEICGSTCQEGCYPYTYSIPPPATVPPPIAHNSSAKQGHHVSPLVIVLGTSFASCFLLVCYYFIVVKYFLACNRSRPRQQQRGAADEEFLNENRGPGIDHPIWYINTIGLQPSVIEAITIFRYKKGDNFIEGTECSVCLNEFRDDETLRLLPKCSHAFHVPCIDAWLRSHTNCPVCRAGIVSSAAATPVVASVGINSHNMRPGEASQVENPEDDEELSTNHTRENEFRENGGGPTGEITEFPEVHQDGRVVEAAKFWVTDDSHDKSMMEGGKFEMQPMRRSVSVDSLLAANINGAVANMRLAEFEDTPVDQDVEADHVSGESVVGENSRTPRISNGSSSITQFLHMGPVRMKRSFSYAGRSFLSRQSSRTNSSLPL; encoded by the coding sequence ATGAGGCACAGAAAATTACATCCATTTACGAAAGGTAACGACACCATTTCTTGTCCAGAGATTTGCGGTTCAACATGCCAGGAGGGTTGCTATCCTTATACATACTCAATACCTCCTCCGGCAACGGTGCCACCACCAATAGCTCACAATTCGTCAGCTAAACAAGGCCATCACGTTTCCCCTCTTGTCATAGTCTTAGGAACGTCGTTTGCTAGCTGCTTCCTTCTTGTCTGCTACTATTTTATAGTGGTCAAGTATTTCTTGGCATGTAATCGTTCTAGGCCGCGGCAACAGCAGCGAGGAGCTGCTGATGAAGAGTTCCTGAATGAAAATCGTGGCCCGGGCATTGATCATCCCATTTGGTACATAAACACGATTGGTCTACAGCCATCAGTTATTGAAGCTATCACGATTTTCAGGTACAAGAAAGGTGATAACTTCATCGAAGGGACTGAGTGCTCGGTTTGTTTGAATGAGTTTCGAGATGATGAAACTCTTAGGTTGTTACCAAAATGTAGCCATGCCTTTCACGTTCCTTGCATCGATGCCTGGTTGAGGTCTCACACAAATTGTCCCGTTTGTCGTGCTGGTATTGTTTCCAGTGCCGCAGCTACTCCTGTGGTGGCTTCAGTTGGGATTAATTCTCATAACATGCGCCCGGGTGAAGCTTCCCAGGTGGAGAATCcggaagatgatgaagaattgAGTACTAATCATACAAGGGAAAATGAATTTCGTGAAAACGGGGGAGGTCCTACAGGGGAAATCACTGAATTTCCAGAGGTTCATCAGGATGGACGGGTTGTGGAAGCTGCAAAATTTTGGGTAACTGATGATTCACACGATAAATCGATGATGGAGGGAGGGAAATTTGAGATGCAACCAATGAGAAGGTCTGTTTCAGTGGATTCTTTGTTGGCTGCAAATATCAATGGTGCTGTTGCTAACATGCGGTTGGCTGAATTTGAGGATACCCCAGTGGATCAAGATGTTGAGGCAGACCATGTTTCTGGAGAGAGCGTCGTCGGTGAAAATTCTAGGACGCCTAGGATTAGCAATGGGAGTTCTTCAATTACACAATTTCTGCATATGGGACCTGTTAGGATGAAGAGATCGTTTTCATATGCTGGGAGGTCATTTTTATCCAGGCAAAGTTCAAGAACCAACTCATCACTTCCCTTGTGA